A portion of the Pectobacterium brasiliense genome contains these proteins:
- a CDS encoding glycine cleavage system transcriptional repressor has translation MLPSSQEHYLVITALGVDRPGIVNAITRHVSSCGCNIEDSRLAMLGKEFTFIMLLSGSWNAITLIESTLPLKGAEMDLLIVMKRTESQASQPTPSTVWVKVDVADSPHIIERFTDLFDSHQLNIAELVSKTQPAEGDKPPQLYIQIAAHSSATLDSSIIEPAFHQLCTELHAQGSISVVNYAQ, from the coding sequence ATGTTGCCAAGCTCACAAGAACACTATCTGGTTATTACCGCGCTGGGAGTCGATCGCCCCGGTATTGTCAATGCGATTACGCGCCACGTCAGTAGCTGTGGCTGCAACATCGAAGATAGCCGTCTTGCTATGCTGGGCAAAGAGTTCACCTTCATTATGCTGCTGTCCGGTAGCTGGAACGCGATAACGCTGATTGAATCAACCCTGCCGCTGAAAGGCGCGGAGATGGATTTGCTGATCGTGATGAAGCGGACGGAGTCACAGGCTAGCCAACCAACCCCTTCTACTGTCTGGGTGAAGGTTGACGTTGCCGACTCCCCTCACATCATCGAACGTTTTACCGATTTGTTCGATTCTCACCAGCTAAACATTGCTGAGCTGGTTTCCAAAACCCAGCCTGCCGAGGGTGACAAACCGCCGCAGCTGTATATTCAGATTGCCGCACACAGTTCTGCCACGCTGGATAGCTCAATTATTGAGCCAGCTTTTCATCAGCTATGTACAGAATTGCACGCACAAGGCAGTATTAGCGTCGTTAACTATGCCCAATAG
- the purC gene encoding phosphoribosylaminoimidazolesuccinocarboxamide synthase — MQKLAELYRGKAKTVYTTEDPDLLVLEFRNDTSAGDGARIEQFDRKGMVNNKFNHFIMSKLEEAGIPTQMVSLLSDNEVLVKKLDMVPVECVVRNRAAGSLVKRLGIEEGIELNPPLFDLFLKNDEMHDPMVNESYCKTFGWVNEENLARMKELSYKANDVLSKLFGDAGLILVDFKLEFGLFKGEVVLGDEFSPDGSRLWDKETLNKMDKDRFRQSLGGLIEAYEEVAHRIGVKLD; from the coding sequence ATGCAAAAGCTAGCTGAGCTGTATCGTGGAAAGGCGAAAACCGTCTACACCACCGAAGATCCCGATCTACTGGTGCTGGAGTTCCGCAATGATACATCAGCAGGAGACGGTGCACGCATTGAGCAGTTTGACCGTAAAGGAATGGTGAATAACAAATTCAACCATTTCATCATGAGCAAACTGGAAGAAGCTGGAATCCCAACGCAAATGGTGAGCCTGCTGTCTGACAATGAAGTGCTGGTGAAAAAGCTGGACATGGTGCCGGTCGAGTGTGTCGTGCGCAACCGCGCGGCGGGATCGCTGGTAAAACGTCTGGGTATCGAAGAAGGTATCGAGCTGAACCCACCGTTGTTCGATCTGTTCCTGAAAAACGATGAGATGCATGACCCGATGGTGAACGAATCTTACTGCAAGACGTTCGGCTGGGTGAATGAAGAGAATCTGGCTCGCATGAAAGAGCTGAGCTACAAGGCGAACGACGTGCTGAGCAAACTGTTTGGCGACGCCGGGCTGATTCTGGTCGATTTCAAGCTGGAGTTCGGTCTGTTCAAAGGTGAAGTTGTGCTGGGTGATGAGTTCTCACCAGACGGTAGCCGCCTGTGGGACAAAGAAACGCTGAACAAAATGGATAAAGACCGTTTCCGTCAGAGCCTCGGTGGCTTGATTGAAGCGTATGAAGAAGTTGCGCACCGTATCGGCGTAAAATTAGACTAA
- the uraA gene encoding uracil permease: MTRRAIGVSERPPLLQTIPLSFQHLFAMFGATVLVPILFKINPATVLLFNGVGTLLYLFICKGKIPAYLGSSFAFISPVLLLLPLGYEVALGGFIMCGVLFCLVALIVKKAGTGWLNVLFPPAAMGAIVAVIGLELAGVAAGMAGLLPADGTSVDSTAVTISLATLAITILGSVLFRGFLAIIPILIGVLAGYALSFALGVVDLTPIREAHWFAMPTFYTPRFEWFAILAILPAALVVIAEHVGHLVVTANIVKKDLMREPGLHRSMFANGISTVLSGFFGSTPNTTYGENIGVLAITKVYSTWVIGGAAILAILLSCVGKLAAAIQAVPVPVMGGVSLLLYGVIGASGIRVLIESKVDYNKAQNLILTSVILIIGVSGAKVHLGSTELKGMALATVVGIGMSLVFKVISLFRKEEEILDAPEENDARS; this comes from the coding sequence ATGACTCGTCGCGCCATCGGGGTAAGTGAACGACCACCCTTGTTACAAACCATCCCGTTGAGTTTCCAGCATCTGTTCGCGATGTTTGGCGCTACCGTTCTGGTACCCATTCTGTTCAAGATCAATCCGGCAACCGTACTGTTATTCAACGGTGTGGGGACGCTGCTTTATTTATTCATTTGTAAGGGAAAAATCCCGGCGTATCTGGGATCGAGCTTCGCATTTATTTCCCCGGTTTTGCTGCTGTTGCCGCTTGGGTATGAAGTTGCACTGGGTGGCTTCATTATGTGCGGCGTGTTGTTCTGTCTGGTGGCGCTGATTGTTAAGAAAGCGGGCACTGGCTGGCTGAATGTGCTGTTTCCGCCTGCGGCGATGGGGGCGATTGTCGCCGTTATCGGTCTTGAACTGGCGGGTGTCGCAGCAGGAATGGCTGGGTTGCTGCCTGCCGATGGCACTTCTGTCGATTCTACCGCGGTGACGATTTCACTGGCGACGCTGGCGATCACCATTCTGGGTTCGGTGCTGTTTCGCGGCTTTCTGGCGATCATCCCGATTCTGATCGGGGTACTGGCGGGCTATGCGCTGTCGTTCGCGCTGGGCGTGGTGGATTTGACTCCGATTCGTGAAGCACATTGGTTCGCGATGCCGACATTCTATACGCCACGTTTTGAGTGGTTTGCCATTCTGGCTATTCTGCCTGCGGCTCTGGTGGTGATTGCGGAACACGTTGGTCACCTGGTGGTGACGGCGAATATCGTGAAGAAAGACCTGATGCGTGAACCGGGGCTGCACCGTTCCATGTTCGCCAACGGCATTTCTACCGTGCTGTCCGGCTTCTTTGGCTCTACGCCGAACACGACTTACGGCGAAAATATCGGCGTACTGGCGATTACCAAAGTGTACAGCACCTGGGTGATCGGCGGTGCGGCGATCCTGGCGATTCTTCTCTCCTGCGTGGGTAAACTGGCGGCGGCGATTCAGGCTGTACCAGTTCCTGTTATGGGCGGCGTGTCGCTGCTGCTGTATGGCGTAATAGGTGCATCCGGTATTCGCGTGCTGATTGAATCCAAAGTGGATTACAACAAAGCGCAGAACCTGATCCTGACCTCCGTGATTCTGATCATCGGTGTCAGCGGCGCGAAAGTGCATCTGGGCTCGACTGAACTGAAGGGCATGGCGCTGGCGACGGTTGTCGGTATCGGCATGAGTCTGGTGTTTAAGGTCATCAGCCTGTTCCGCAAAGAGGAAGAGATTCTCGATGCGCCGGAAGAGAACGACGCGCGTTCATAA
- the bcp gene encoding thioredoxin-dependent thiol peroxidase — protein MNTLKAGDIAPKFSLPDQDGEQVNLTDFQGQKVLVYFYPKAMTPGCTVQACGLRDNMDDLKKHGVEVLGISTDKSEKLSRFVEKEVLNFTLLSDEDHQVSEGFGVWGEKTFMGKTYDGIHRISFLIDENGKVEKVFDDFKTSNHHDIVLDYLKNA, from the coding sequence ATGAACACACTGAAAGCCGGTGATATTGCACCGAAATTTAGCTTGCCCGACCAAGATGGCGAACAAGTAAATTTAACCGACTTCCAGGGACAGAAAGTGTTGGTGTATTTCTACCCTAAAGCGATGACGCCAGGATGCACCGTTCAGGCCTGCGGCCTGCGCGATAATATGGACGATTTGAAAAAACATGGCGTTGAAGTTCTCGGTATTAGCACGGACAAATCAGAAAAACTGTCCCGCTTCGTCGAGAAAGAAGTCTTAAATTTCACGCTGCTTTCTGATGAAGATCATCAGGTTTCAGAAGGATTTGGCGTTTGGGGAGAAAAAACCTTCATGGGGAAAACCTATGACGGTATTCATCGCATCAGCTTCTTGATCGACGAAAACGGCAAGGTAGAGAAGGTTTTTGACGACTTCAAAACCAGCAACCACCACGACATCGTTCTCGATTATCTGAAAAACGCCTGA
- a CDS encoding M48 family metalloprotease, translated as MSVLFGTLLAGNLLPAQADTQDRLPDIGTTAGGTLSINQELAMGDFYVRQLRAGAPLINDPLLSNYINQLGNRLVKQADSVRTPFHFYLIRNDDINAFAFFGGNVVLHSALFRYADSESELASVLAHEISHVTQRHLARSMESQQRSAPLTWVGALGSILLAMANPQLGMAALSGTLAGAQQGMITFTQSNEQEADRIGIQVLQRAGFDPQAMPNFLQKLADQSRYASRPPEMLLTHPLPESRLSDARNRANQMRSTPVQSSQDFLFAKIRTFGMYGSPERPLNNDLLEQWEKGNVREQLAAKYGRAIQLYQAKKYDEARNVLQPLLSSAPENPWFLDMMTDIDLGQSRATQAIARLQNVPGMQANPVLQLNLANAYVEGKQPAAASKILYRHTYTHPDDSNGWDLLAQAAAAQGQRAEELAARAESLALSGQLDQSIRLLSNASSLVKLGSLEQARYDARIDQLRQLQQRFRQYQKS; from the coding sequence ATGTCCGTCCTGTTTGGGACATTACTGGCTGGCAACCTGCTTCCTGCTCAGGCCGACACGCAGGATCGGCTGCCGGATATCGGCACCACCGCCGGCGGTACGCTCAGTATCAATCAGGAGCTGGCAATGGGCGATTTTTACGTCCGCCAACTGCGGGCGGGTGCGCCGCTTATCAACGATCCGCTGCTGTCCAATTACATTAACCAGCTAGGCAACAGATTGGTCAAACAGGCCGATTCGGTGCGTACGCCGTTCCATTTTTACCTAATCCGCAATGATGACATCAACGCCTTCGCCTTCTTCGGCGGCAACGTGGTACTGCATTCCGCGCTGTTCCGCTATGCCGACAGCGAAAGCGAGCTGGCCTCAGTGCTGGCACATGAAATCTCTCACGTTACCCAGCGCCATCTGGCGCGCAGCATGGAATCACAGCAGCGTAGCGCCCCGCTCACCTGGGTGGGCGCACTCGGTTCTATTCTGCTGGCGATGGCCAACCCACAGTTGGGGATGGCGGCGCTCAGCGGTACGCTGGCGGGCGCGCAGCAGGGCATGATTACGTTCACGCAGTCAAACGAACAGGAAGCCGACCGCATCGGTATTCAGGTATTGCAGCGCGCGGGCTTTGATCCGCAGGCCATGCCGAATTTCCTGCAAAAGCTGGCGGATCAATCACGCTATGCTTCCAGGCCGCCGGAAATGTTGCTGACTCACCCCTTGCCGGAAAGCCGCCTGTCCGATGCCCGCAACCGCGCTAACCAGATGCGCTCAACGCCGGTGCAATCTTCTCAGGATTTCCTGTTCGCCAAAATACGCACCTTTGGTATGTATGGCTCACCGGAACGTCCGCTGAACAACGATCTGCTGGAGCAATGGGAAAAAGGCAACGTGCGAGAGCAACTGGCCGCGAAATATGGCCGTGCGATACAGCTTTATCAGGCGAAGAAGTACGATGAAGCCCGTAATGTGCTGCAACCGCTGCTAAGCAGCGCGCCTGAAAATCCGTGGTTTCTGGATATGATGACTGATATCGATCTGGGACAAAGCCGTGCGACACAGGCTATCGCCCGTTTACAAAACGTGCCCGGAATGCAGGCGAACCCAGTACTTCAGCTTAATCTGGCGAATGCCTATGTGGAAGGGAAACAGCCCGCTGCCGCCAGCAAAATACTGTATCGCCACACCTACACACACCCTGACGATTCAAACGGCTGGGATCTGCTGGCGCAAGCCGCAGCAGCCCAAGGACAGCGGGCAGAAGAACTGGCCGCGCGAGCGGAGAGTCTGGCCCTCAGCGGCCAGCTCGATCAATCCATTCGGTTACTGAGCAACGCGAGTTCACTGGTTAAATTGGGAAGTCTGGAACAGGCGCGTTACGACGCCCGCATTGACCAGCTCCGCCAGTTGCAGCAGCGCTTCCGCCAGTACCAGAAATCCTGA
- the hda gene encoding DnaA inactivator Hda — MILNTPAQLSLPLYLPDDETFASFYPGENASLLAAVNNALYQEHGSYIYFWSREGGGRSHLLHAACAELSRLERAVGYVPLDKRAYFVPDVLEGMEQLALVCIDNIESIAGDEEWEMAVFNLYNRIQETGRARLLITGDRPPRQLNLRLPDLASRLDWGQIYKLQPLSDDEKGEALQLRARLRGFELPEDVSRFLLKRLDREMRTLFMTLDQLDHASITAQRKLTIPFVKEILGL, encoded by the coding sequence GTGATTCTGAACACGCCGGCACAGCTTTCATTGCCACTCTACTTACCCGATGACGAAACATTTGCCAGTTTCTATCCGGGTGAAAACGCGTCTCTTCTTGCCGCCGTCAATAATGCTTTGTATCAGGAGCATGGTAGCTACATCTATTTCTGGTCACGCGAAGGGGGCGGGCGCAGCCATCTGCTGCATGCTGCCTGCGCCGAATTGTCGCGTCTGGAACGTGCGGTGGGCTATGTGCCTTTGGATAAACGTGCCTACTTTGTACCCGATGTGCTGGAAGGGATGGAGCAACTGGCGCTGGTGTGTATCGATAACATCGAATCGATTGCGGGCGATGAAGAGTGGGAAATGGCGGTGTTTAATTTGTATAACCGCATTCAGGAAACAGGGCGTGCCCGGCTGTTGATTACTGGCGATCGTCCGCCGCGTCAGCTGAATTTACGTCTGCCCGATCTGGCTTCTCGCCTTGATTGGGGACAAATCTACAAGTTGCAGCCGCTGTCGGATGACGAAAAAGGGGAGGCGCTACAGCTGCGTGCCAGACTGCGCGGGTTCGAATTGCCGGAAGACGTCAGCCGTTTTCTGCTTAAGCGTCTGGATCGGGAAATGCGTACGTTATTTATGACGCTCGATCAGCTCGACCATGCTTCCATCACTGCACAGCGCAAGCTGACCATTCCTTTTGTGAAAGAGATCCTCGGGCTGTAG
- a CDS encoding DUF441 domain-containing protein — MTYLDPTLLILLVLAGLGIISHNMTVTLAILVLLAVRITPLNSYFPWVEKYGLSIGIVILTIGVMAPIASGKITASEVMHSFLHWKSLLAILIGVAVSWLGGRGVSLMSNQPSVVAGLLVGTVMGVALFRGVPVGPLIAAGLLSLLIGKT; from the coding sequence ATGACCTATCTCGATCCAACATTGTTAATTCTGCTCGTCCTGGCGGGGCTGGGTATCATCAGCCACAACATGACCGTCACGCTGGCGATTTTGGTTCTGCTGGCGGTACGTATCACACCGTTGAACAGCTATTTTCCGTGGGTGGAAAAATACGGCCTGAGCATCGGTATCGTCATTCTGACGATTGGCGTGATGGCACCGATTGCCAGCGGAAAAATTACCGCCAGTGAAGTCATGCATTCCTTCCTGCACTGGAAATCTCTGTTGGCGATTCTCATTGGTGTTGCCGTGTCCTGGCTTGGCGGACGCGGCGTGTCGCTGATGAGTAACCAGCCCTCCGTGGTGGCAGGGCTGCTGGTGGGCACGGTCATGGGCGTGGCGCTGTTTCGCGGCGTTCCCGTTGGTCCACTGATTGCCGCAGGGCTGCTTTCCCTGCTGATTGGCAAGACCTGA
- the upp gene encoding uracil phosphoribosyltransferase, with translation MKIVEVKHPLVKHKLGLMRENDISTKRFRELASEVGSLLTYEATADLATEKVTIDGWCGPVEVDQIKGKKITVVPILRAGLGMMEGVLENVPSARISVVGIYRDEETLEPVPYFQKLVSNIEERMALVVDPMLATGGSMIATIDLLKKAGCHSIKVLVLVAAPEGIAALEKAHPDVELYTASIDKGLNEQGYIMPGLGDAGDKIFGTK, from the coding sequence ATGAAGATCGTCGAGGTGAAACACCCACTCGTCAAACACAAACTGGGTTTGATGCGTGAGAACGATATTAGCACGAAGCGTTTTCGTGAGCTGGCTTCCGAAGTGGGAAGTTTGCTGACTTACGAAGCGACGGCTGACCTGGCAACCGAAAAAGTCACCATTGATGGCTGGTGCGGTCCGGTTGAAGTCGATCAGATCAAGGGCAAGAAAATTACCGTCGTACCGATTCTGCGTGCAGGGTTGGGGATGATGGAAGGCGTGCTGGAAAATGTCCCTAGCGCGCGTATCAGCGTTGTCGGCATCTACCGTGATGAAGAGACGCTGGAGCCTGTTCCTTATTTCCAGAAGCTGGTTTCCAATATCGAAGAGCGCATGGCGCTGGTGGTTGACCCTATGCTGGCAACCGGTGGCTCAATGATCGCGACGATCGATCTGCTGAAAAAAGCGGGTTGTCACAGCATTAAGGTGCTGGTGTTGGTTGCTGCTCCAGAAGGGATTGCCGCACTGGAAAAAGCCCATCCAGATGTTGAGCTTTACACGGCATCCATCGATAAAGGCCTCAACGAGCAGGGTTACATCATGCCGGGCCTGGGTGATGCGGGCGATAAAATATTTGGTACGAAATAA
- the arsC gene encoding arsenate reductase (glutaredoxin) (This arsenate reductase requires both glutathione and glutaredoxin to convert arsenate to arsenite, after which the efflux transporter formed by ArsA and ArsB can extrude the arsenite from the cell, providing resistance.) — MTPSSTQTPVTIYHNPRCSKSRETLALLQEHNITPNVVLYLDTPPDAATLAQLIKQLGFTGARELMRTKEEIYQQLGLADASLTEAQLIQAMIDNPKLIERPIVVAQGQARIGRPPEQVLEILPR, encoded by the coding sequence ATGACACCGTCCTCAACCCAAACACCTGTGACGATTTACCACAACCCGCGCTGCTCCAAGAGCCGCGAAACGCTGGCACTGTTGCAAGAACACAATATTACGCCCAACGTCGTGCTCTATCTCGACACGCCGCCCGACGCCGCAACGCTGGCTCAGCTTATCAAGCAGTTGGGCTTTACTGGCGCACGAGAATTGATGAGAACCAAAGAAGAAATTTATCAGCAGTTGGGGCTGGCCGACGCCTCACTAACGGAAGCGCAGCTGATTCAGGCGATGATCGATAATCCGAAGCTCATCGAGCGACCTATCGTCGTGGCACAAGGTCAGGCACGTATTGGCCGTCCGCCGGAACAAGTGCTGGAAATACTGCCGCGGTAA
- the dapA gene encoding 4-hydroxy-tetrahydrodipicolinate synthase: MFTGSIVALVTPMDAKGAVDRASLKKLIDYHVASGTSAIVSVGTTGESATLSHDEHGDVVLLTLELSDGRIPVIAGTGANATAEGVSLTKRFHGTGVVGCLTVTPYYNKPTQEGLYQHFKAIAEHTDLPQILYNVPSRTGCDMLPETVARLSEVKNIVAIKEATGNLSRVSQIQELVSEDFILLSGDDASGLDFMQLGGNGVISVTANIAAREMAELCKLAAQGNFVEARRLNQRLMPLHQKLFVEPNPIPVKWACKELGLMATDTLRLPMTPLTDSGRTVMGQALKQAGLL, encoded by the coding sequence ATGTTTACGGGAAGTATTGTTGCGCTAGTTACGCCGATGGACGCCAAAGGCGCTGTCGATCGGGCGAGCTTGAAAAAACTGATTGATTATCATGTCGCTAGCGGTACATCGGCGATTGTCTCTGTCGGCACAACGGGCGAATCAGCCACGCTGAGCCATGACGAACATGGCGATGTCGTGCTGTTGACGCTGGAACTGAGCGACGGACGTATTCCTGTCATCGCTGGAACCGGTGCGAATGCTACCGCTGAAGGCGTTTCACTGACTAAACGCTTTCATGGCACCGGCGTTGTTGGCTGCCTGACGGTCACACCGTACTACAATAAACCGACGCAGGAAGGCCTGTACCAGCACTTCAAAGCGATTGCCGAGCATACCGATCTGCCGCAAATCCTGTATAACGTACCTTCCCGCACCGGCTGCGACATGCTGCCGGAAACCGTTGCCCGTTTGTCCGAAGTGAAAAATATTGTCGCAATTAAAGAAGCGACGGGGAACTTAAGTCGGGTAAGCCAGATCCAAGAGCTGGTTAGTGAAGACTTCATTTTGCTGAGCGGCGATGACGCCAGCGGTCTGGACTTTATGCAACTCGGTGGTAACGGTGTGATTTCCGTAACGGCGAACATTGCTGCGCGTGAAATGGCGGAACTTTGCAAGCTGGCGGCACAGGGCAATTTTGTTGAAGCGCGCCGTTTAAATCAGCGCCTGATGCCACTGCATCAGAAATTATTTGTTGAACCCAATCCTATTCCGGTGAAGTGGGCCTGTAAGGAATTGGGACTCATGGCGACCGATACGCTGCGCCTGCCGATGACACCGCTGACCGATTCCGGTCGTACGGTGATGGGGCAAGCACTTAAGCAAGCGGGTTTGCTGTAA
- the bamC gene encoding outer membrane protein assembly factor BamC: MSYSLQKSMVAKVVGISLVMLLAACSSDQRYKRQVSGDESYLKAPALHALNTPAGMILPVQNGDFDIPPVTLNGAVGKELDIRPPVQPLALLNGSRTQISGDTATLLLENSAQNSQLWSQVIRVLQDKAFTIASRQDASQTLTTDWISWPREDEDVPYQGRYQISVQQQGYQVALIVKLLGLQLNGQPVTEGDQAQRYTGLMLNVLSNGLDTQATARENALANRTIGSLDVQSGADDTGLPLLIVRGPYTVVWDRLPVALDKIGMKVNDRSRPQGSVSVTYRAPSGGTWDDLGAKNPELPNGDYKLQVGDLDNRSSLQFIDSKGHTLTQSQNDALVAVFQAAFSK; encoded by the coding sequence ATGAGTTATTCATTACAAAAGTCTATGGTGGCGAAAGTTGTTGGCATATCACTCGTGATGTTGCTGGCGGCTTGTTCCAGCGATCAGCGCTATAAGCGTCAGGTCAGTGGCGATGAATCCTATCTGAAGGCACCGGCGCTACACGCGCTGAATACGCCTGCCGGGATGATTTTACCGGTGCAGAACGGGGATTTCGATATACCGCCAGTTACCCTGAATGGTGCGGTCGGCAAGGAACTGGATATCCGTCCTCCAGTGCAGCCATTGGCTTTGTTGAATGGTTCCCGTACCCAGATCTCAGGAGATACGGCAACGCTGTTGTTAGAAAACAGCGCGCAAAACAGCCAGCTCTGGTCTCAGGTTATCCGCGTGTTGCAAGACAAGGCGTTCACCATTGCCAGCCGTCAGGATGCCAGCCAAACGTTGACGACCGACTGGATCTCATGGCCGCGTGAAGATGAAGACGTTCCGTATCAAGGGCGTTATCAGATTTCCGTGCAGCAGCAGGGTTATCAGGTCGCACTGATCGTGAAACTGCTGGGATTACAGTTGAACGGTCAGCCGGTGACGGAGGGCGATCAGGCTCAGCGCTACACCGGCCTGATGCTGAATGTGCTCAGTAATGGTCTGGATACTCAGGCAACCGCACGCGAAAACGCGCTGGCAAACCGTACCATTGGTTCGCTGGATGTGCAGAGCGGGGCGGATGACACTGGCTTGCCACTGCTGATTGTGCGCGGTCCGTATACCGTGGTGTGGGATCGTCTGCCTGTCGCGTTGGACAAAATCGGCATGAAGGTTAACGATCGCAGCCGTCCGCAGGGGTCTGTCTCCGTGACGTATCGTGCACCGAGCGGCGGAACCTGGGATGACCTGGGTGCGAAAAATCCTGAACTGCCTAACGGCGATTACAAATTGCAGGTCGGCGATTTAGATAACCGTAGCAGTCTGCAATTTATCGACTCCAAAGGGCATACGCTAACCCAGTCTCAGAATGATGCACTGGTGGCCGTATTCCAGGCGGCGTTCAGTAAATAA
- the purM gene encoding phosphoribosylformylglycinamidine cyclo-ligase: protein MTDKTSLSYKDAGVDIDAGNALVDRIKGVVKQTRRPEVMGGLGGFGALCALPQKYREPILVSGTDGVGTKLRLAMDLKRHDTIGIDLVAMCVNDLVVQGAEPLFFLDYYATGKLDVDTAASVITGIAEGCKQSGCALVGGETAEMPGMYHGEDYDVAGFCVGVVEKSEIIDGSKVQNGDVLVALASSGPHSNGYSLVRKVLEVSKTDPEQFELEGKSLADHLLAPTKIYVKSILSLIEKVDVHAISHLTGGGFWENIPRVLPEGMQATIDESSWQWPAVFNWLQQAGNVSRHEMYRTFNCGVGMIIALPAEQADEAVALLNSSGENAWKIGVITQTDAGDAVVIN from the coding sequence GTGACCGACAAAACCTCTCTCAGCTATAAAGACGCAGGCGTGGATATCGATGCGGGTAATGCATTGGTAGACCGTATCAAAGGTGTAGTGAAACAGACCCGTCGCCCGGAAGTTATGGGTGGATTGGGTGGTTTCGGTGCCTTGTGCGCCTTACCGCAAAAATACCGCGAACCGATTCTGGTTTCCGGCACTGACGGAGTCGGCACCAAACTGCGCCTGGCGATGGATCTAAAACGCCACGATACGATTGGTATCGATCTGGTTGCAATGTGCGTGAACGACCTGGTCGTTCAGGGCGCTGAACCACTGTTCTTCCTCGACTATTACGCCACGGGCAAGCTGGATGTTGACACCGCTGCCAGTGTGATTACCGGTATCGCGGAAGGCTGTAAGCAATCAGGCTGTGCGCTGGTCGGTGGTGAAACCGCCGAAATGCCGGGGATGTATCACGGTGAAGACTACGACGTTGCCGGCTTCTGCGTCGGTGTCGTAGAAAAATCAGAAATTATTGACGGCAGCAAAGTGCAGAACGGCGATGTTCTGGTTGCCCTCGCTTCTAGCGGCCCGCACTCAAACGGCTATTCGCTGGTGCGCAAAGTGCTCGAAGTCAGCAAGACCGATCCAGAGCAGTTCGAGCTGGAAGGCAAATCACTAGCCGATCACCTGCTGGCTCCGACCAAAATCTACGTGAAATCTATACTGTCCCTGATTGAGAAAGTCGATGTCCACGCCATTTCTCACCTGACCGGCGGCGGCTTCTGGGAAAATATCCCGCGCGTGCTGCCAGAAGGCATGCAGGCGACAATCGACGAATCCAGCTGGCAATGGCCTGCCGTTTTCAACTGGCTGCAACAGGCCGGTAATGTCAGCCGTCACGAAATGTATCGTACTTTCAACTGCGGTGTTGGTATGATCATCGCACTGCCAGCCGAACAGGCAGACGAGGCCGTTGCATTACTCAACAGCAGCGGCGAAAACGCATGGAAAATCGGCGTCATTACTCAAACCGATGCCGGAGACGCAGTGGTTATTAACTGA
- the purN gene encoding phosphoribosylglycinamide formyltransferase gives MKNIVVLISGHGSNLQALIDACKNGRLKGKIVAVFSNNAEAYGLERAQDADIPTCVLNPEDFADRAAFDAALANEIEQYEPALVVLAGYMRILSPEFVAQFASKMLNIHPSLLPKYPGLHTHRKALENGDREHGTSVHFVTDELDGGPLILQAKVPVFSDDTEESLSERVKTHEHTIYPMVINWFLNGRLVMRDNEAWLDSVRIPPQGYAAE, from the coding sequence ATGAAAAACATCGTTGTGCTGATTTCAGGTCATGGAAGCAACTTACAGGCGTTGATTGACGCCTGTAAGAACGGACGCCTTAAAGGAAAGATCGTCGCCGTATTCAGTAATAATGCGGAGGCTTACGGGCTAGAACGCGCACAGGATGCGGATATTCCTACGTGCGTCCTGAACCCTGAAGACTTTGCCGACCGTGCTGCATTTGATGCCGCACTGGCAAACGAAATTGAGCAATATGAGCCGGCGCTGGTGGTTCTGGCAGGTTACATGCGGATTCTTAGCCCGGAATTTGTTGCCCAGTTTGCCAGCAAAATGCTGAACATTCACCCTTCCCTGCTGCCCAAATATCCTGGCCTGCATACACACCGCAAGGCGCTGGAAAATGGCGATCGGGAACATGGGACATCCGTCCATTTCGTCACTGATGAACTGGATGGCGGCCCACTGATTCTGCAAGCGAAAGTGCCTGTATTCAGTGACGACACGGAAGAAAGCCTGAGCGAGCGCGTGAAGACGCACGAGCATACGATTTATCCGATGGTCATCAACTGGTTCCTGAACGGCAGACTGGTGATGCGTGATAATGAAGCCTGGCTGGACAGCGTGCGTATTCCACCGCAGGGCTACGCTGCCGAGTGA